Proteins from one Mercurialis annua linkage group LG7, ddMerAnnu1.2, whole genome shotgun sequence genomic window:
- the LOC126655840 gene encoding uncharacterized protein LOC126655840 isoform X1: protein MSRDRSSPNAKSLPAARGKSQGWAAFDLKQRQKQQPQQQVADSLPNGNSINNDPFPPLPTAALRRCAVNNNSNASSNADNNVAGSSSGSRTLSSVFPPSVQFPPMSHNDLVLNQLKQLHSGADDTLIQDVLYSVDNDTEKASSFLKQILSAHNSSNYLSSNSSHSLSRKSENKNEGESETPSFENNSDIAADIGDLSSTLEHALKDNHKHLEDVHSDAAAAAAANMNFILGHLKSIPVEPEWEEHDLYLIHRRDAFKMMRLASRHSKAATNAFMIGDHFSAQQESLKARKEWLCAERLNTEAAKNILSLRNSENNLWKLDLHGLHAAEAVQALQEHLKKIETQLPMKRLESPSMLEKKIGIVSSSVEPFGSMGTEKSELQRMGYMQRPASLQVITGVGKHSRGQAALPTAVKSFLDENKYHFDETRPGVINVFLKFRHR, encoded by the exons ATGAGCAGGGACCGGAGCAGCCCTAATGCCAAAAGCTTGCCGGCGGCAAGAGGTAAGTCCCAAGGTTGGGCTGCGTTTGACCTGAAGCAGCGTCAGAAACAACAGCCTCAGCAGCAAGTTGCTGACAGTCTTCCCAATGGGAATAGTATTAATAATGACCCATTTCCACCCCTACCAACAGCTGCTCTCCGTCGCTGTGctgtaaataataatagtaatgcTAGCAGTAATGCTGATAACAATGTTGCTGGTTCGAGTTCTGGTTCGAGAACCTTATCATCTGTATTCCCACCTTCTGTACAGTTTCCACCTATGTCACATAATGATCTTGTCCTTAATCAACTTAAACAACTCCACTCCGGGGCCGACGATACTTTGATTCAGGACGTCTTGTACTCTGTCGATAATGATACTGAAAAGGCCTCGTCTTTCTTAAAACAGATACTTTCTGCCCACAACAGTTCCAATTATTTATCATCCAATTCCTCTCATTCTCTATCCCGTAAATCAGAAAACAAAAATGAGGGTGAGAGTGAGACTCCTTCATTTGAAAACAATTCAGACATTGCTGCAGATATTGGGGATCTCAGCTCTACCCTTGAGCATGCTCTCAAAGACAATCACAAACATTTGGAGGATGTGCATTCTGATGCGGCAGCTGCTGCTGCTGCCAACATGAACTTTATTCTGGGACACTTGAAATCCATTCCTGTTGAGCCCGAGTGGGAAGAACATGATCTTTACTTGATTCACCGTAGAGATGCCTTCAAGATGATGAG ATTAGCATCTCGACATTCCAAGGCAGCTACTAATGCCTTTATGATAGGTGACCATTTTTCTGCCCAACAGGAGTCACTGAAGGCTCGTAAAGAATGGTTGTGTGCAGAGAGACTCAACACTGAGGCAGCTAagaatattttaagtttaagaaACAGTGAAAATAATCTTTGGAAATTAGACCTACACGGTCTTCATGCAGCAGAGGCAGTTCAAGCCCTGCAAGAACATCTGAAAAAGATTGAGACCCAACTTCCAATGAAGCGGCTAGAATCTCCAAGTATGCTTGAGAAAAAAATTGGGATTGTATCTTCATCAGTTGAGCCCTTCGGTAGCATGGGTACAGAAAAATCGGAACTGCAACGTATGGGATATATGCAGAGGCCAGCATCATTACAAGTCATTACgg GTGTAGGCAAGCACAGTCGGGGTCAAGCTGCACTACCAACAGCTGTGAAAAGTTTTCTCGATGAGAACAA ATATCACTTCGATGAGACAAGGCCAGGTGTTATTAATGTCTTCCTCAAATTTCGTCATAGGTAA
- the LOC126655840 gene encoding uncharacterized protein LOC126655840 isoform X2, translating to MSRDRSSPNAKSLPAARGKSQGWAAFDLKQRQKQQPQQQVADSLPNGNSINNDPFPPLPTAALRRCAVNNNSNASSNADNNVAGSSSGSRTLSSVFPPSVQFPPMSHNDLVLNQLKQLHSGADDTLIQDVLYSVDNDTEKASSFLKQILSAHNSSNYLSSNSSHSLSRKSENKNEGESETPSFENNSDIAADIGDLSSTLEHALKDNHKHLEDVHSDAAAAAAANMNFILGHLKSIPVEPEWEEHDLYLIHRRDAFKMMRLASRHSKAATNAFMIGDHFSAQQESLKARKEWLCAERLNTEAAKNILSLRNSENNLWKLDLHGLHAAEAVQALQEHLKKIETQLPMKRLESPSMLEKKIGIVSSSVEPFGSMGTEKSELQRMGYMQRPASLQVITDITSMRQGQVLLMSSSNFVIGKWSLH from the exons ATGAGCAGGGACCGGAGCAGCCCTAATGCCAAAAGCTTGCCGGCGGCAAGAGGTAAGTCCCAAGGTTGGGCTGCGTTTGACCTGAAGCAGCGTCAGAAACAACAGCCTCAGCAGCAAGTTGCTGACAGTCTTCCCAATGGGAATAGTATTAATAATGACCCATTTCCACCCCTACCAACAGCTGCTCTCCGTCGCTGTGctgtaaataataatagtaatgcTAGCAGTAATGCTGATAACAATGTTGCTGGTTCGAGTTCTGGTTCGAGAACCTTATCATCTGTATTCCCACCTTCTGTACAGTTTCCACCTATGTCACATAATGATCTTGTCCTTAATCAACTTAAACAACTCCACTCCGGGGCCGACGATACTTTGATTCAGGACGTCTTGTACTCTGTCGATAATGATACTGAAAAGGCCTCGTCTTTCTTAAAACAGATACTTTCTGCCCACAACAGTTCCAATTATTTATCATCCAATTCCTCTCATTCTCTATCCCGTAAATCAGAAAACAAAAATGAGGGTGAGAGTGAGACTCCTTCATTTGAAAACAATTCAGACATTGCTGCAGATATTGGGGATCTCAGCTCTACCCTTGAGCATGCTCTCAAAGACAATCACAAACATTTGGAGGATGTGCATTCTGATGCGGCAGCTGCTGCTGCTGCCAACATGAACTTTATTCTGGGACACTTGAAATCCATTCCTGTTGAGCCCGAGTGGGAAGAACATGATCTTTACTTGATTCACCGTAGAGATGCCTTCAAGATGATGAG ATTAGCATCTCGACATTCCAAGGCAGCTACTAATGCCTTTATGATAGGTGACCATTTTTCTGCCCAACAGGAGTCACTGAAGGCTCGTAAAGAATGGTTGTGTGCAGAGAGACTCAACACTGAGGCAGCTAagaatattttaagtttaagaaACAGTGAAAATAATCTTTGGAAATTAGACCTACACGGTCTTCATGCAGCAGAGGCAGTTCAAGCCCTGCAAGAACATCTGAAAAAGATTGAGACCCAACTTCCAATGAAGCGGCTAGAATCTCCAAGTATGCTTGAGAAAAAAATTGGGATTGTATCTTCATCAGTTGAGCCCTTCGGTAGCATGGGTACAGAAAAATCGGAACTGCAACGTATGGGATATATGCAGAGGCCAGCATCATTACAAGTCATTACgg ATATCACTTCGATGAGACAAGGCCAGGTGTTATTAATGTCTTCCTCAAATTTCGTCATAGGTAAATGGTCGCTTCACTAG
- the LOC126655193 gene encoding DNA (cytosine-5)-methyltransferase 1-like — protein MGSASLLNSSVSDASVEKHSDSASGKKNKGKAKPLGSKTKEERTNNKKEKKRSSSQKTEEPAKRPKRAAACSDFKEKSVKLSEKLSVLETKRDQFAEEEVVAIHLTHEADDGRPNRRLTEFVVHDENGTPQPLEMIEVDSMFISGVILPHNEGLDKESEKRVRCEGFGRVEGWDISGYEDGSPVIWLTTDLADYDCLKPANNYKKFYDRFFEKARACIEVYKKLSKSSGGNPDLTLDELLAGVVRSMSGSKCFSGAASIKDFIFSQGEFIYKQLEGLDETSKNDQKFKDLPALLALKDKSKKHTNFVMAKAATNNGNLVIYEASEEKVSNMNKPMSETAANEDEDAKLARLLQEEEYWQNAKKQKKNHVSASSSNAIYIKINEDEIANDYPLPAFYKHSDEETDEYIAIDTEEHMLVDPDDLPKRMLHNWSLYNSDSRLISLELLPMKPCEDIDVTIFGSGSMTEDDGSGFCLDDDPHQSSSGGSGTQDDVGLPIFLSSIKEWMIEFGSSMVFISIRTDMAWYRLGKPSKQYSSWYKPVLKTAKLARSIITLLKEQSRVSKLSFTDIIRKLSEFKKDDHGYISSDPEAVKRYVVVHGQIILQLFAEYPDENIKKCAFVDGLTSKMEERHHTKWIVHKKQILQANQPNLNPRAAMAPVISKRKAMQATTTKLVNRIWGEYYSNYSPEGLKEETNCEAKEEDEVEEQEENDDDVEEEKPLVLKKTKVPCAMPSRTKSYTKDEVQWDESPVGKTSSGEAIYKRAIVRGEVITVGATILIDAHESDEFPAIYFVEYMFETSEGSKMFHGRMMLRGSDTVLNNAANEREVFLTNECLDYELANVQQEIVIEVRKIPWGHQHRKNNANAEKIDRARAEERKKNGLPVEYYCKSLYWPERGAFFSLPFDSLGLGSGVCHSCKIKEAEMIKNGFKVNSSRTGFVYMGTEYGLNDFFYVSPYHFTSERDAETYKGGRNVGLKAYVVCQLLEIVVSKEPKQAKATSTQVKVRRFFRPEDISSEKAYCSDIREVYYSEETHLLYVETIEGKCEVRKRTDISTRNAAAIFDHIFFCEHFYDPSKGSVKQLPANIKLRYSTGTQANDAASKKRKGKCKEGEVEVEIERETIQRGLLATLDIFSGCGGLSEGLRQAGVSSTKWAIEYEEPAGEAFKLNHPESLVFINNCNVILRAVMEKCGDADDCIATSEAIELAAKLDEKIINDLPLPGQVDFINGGPPCQGFSGMNRFNQSTWSKVQCEMILAFLSFADYFRPKFFLLENVRNFVSFNKGQTFRLAVASLLEMGYQVRFGILEAGAYGVSQSRKRAFIWAASPEEILPEWPEPMHVFAAPELKIALSGNSHYAAVRSTASGAPFRAITVRDTIGDLPAVGNGASTTTLENKNDPVSWFQKKSRGDTVTLTDHISKEMNELNLIRCKKIPKRPGADWRDLPDEKVKLSTGQLVDLIPWCLPNTAKRHNQWKGLFGRLDWEGNFPTSITDPQPMGKVGMCFHPDQDRILTVRECARSQGFPDSYKFSGNIQHKHRQIGNAVPPPLAHALGIKLKEALERKPK, from the exons ATGGGATCTGCATCGCTATTGAACTCATCAGTCTCCGACGCTTCCGTTGAGAAGCATTCCGATTCGGCATCTG GAAAGAAGAACAAAGGTAAAGCAAAACCTTTGGGTTCTAAAACAAAGGAGGAACgaacaaacaataaaaaagaaaagaagcgAAGTTCCTCTCAGAAAACTGAAGAACCTGCGAAAAGGCCTAAGCGGGCTGCTGCATGCTCAGATTTTAAGGAGAAGTCTGTAAAATTGTCTGAAAAGTTGTCTGTTCTTGAAACAAAGAGAGACCAATTTGCCGAGGAAGAGGTTGTAGCTATTCATCTGACACATGAAGCAGATGATGGTCGTCCTAACCGGAGACTGACTGAATTTGTTGTTCATGATGAGAATGGCACCCCACAACCTCTTGAGATGATTGAAGTTGATAGTATGTTTATCTCAGGTGTTATACTGCCCCATAACGAAGGTCTTGACAAGGAAAGCGAAAAGCGTGTTCGCTGTGAGGGTTTCGGAAGGGTAGAAGGATGGGATATTTCTGGTTACGAAGATGGCTCTCCAGTTATATGGCTTACAACAGATCTTGCTGATTATGATTGCCTTAAACCTGCAAATAACTACAAAAAGTTTTATGATCGGTTTTTTGAAAAGGCTCGTGCTTGTATAGAGGTGTACAAAAAATTGTCGAAATCATCCGGAGGAAATCCTGACCTCACTCTAGATGAGTTGCTTGCAGGAGTTGTTCGATCAATGAGTGGGAGCAAGTGTTTTTCTGGTGCAGCATCCATCAAGGATTTTATCTTTTCTCAGGGTgaattcatttataaacaaCTAGAAGGCTTAGATGAGACGTCAAAGAATGATCAGAAATTTAAAGATCTGCCTGCGCTCCTTGCCTTGAAAGACAAGAGTAAAAAGCATACAAACTTTGTAATGGCAAAAGCAGCAACCAACAATGGGAACTTGGTGATTTATGAAGCATCTGAAGAAAAAGTGTCAAATATGAACAAACCCATGTCAGAAACTGCAGCTAATGAAGATGAAGATGCAAAGTTAGCAAGGCTCCTGCAAGAAGAAGAGTATTGGCAAAATGCaaagaagcaaaagaaaaacCATGTTTCAGCTTCTTCATCAAATGCAATCTACATCAAGATCAATGAAGATGAAATTGCTAATGACTACCCGTTGCCTGCATTTTACAAGCATTCTGATGAAGAAACTGATGAATATATAGCTATCGATACTGAAGAGCATATGTTGGTGGATCCTGATGATCTTCCTAAAAGAATGCTGCATAACTGGTCACTTTATAACTCTGACTCTAGGTTAATATCCTTGGAGCTTCTTCCCATGAAACCATGTGAAGATATAGATGTCACCATCTTTGGGTCAGGAAGTATGACAGAAGATGATGGAAGTGGATTCTGTCTTGATGATGATCCTCATCAGTCTTCTTCAGGAGGTTCAGGGACGCAAGATGATGTTGGGTTGCCAATTTTTTTGAGTTCAATAAAGGAGTGGATGATTGAGTTTGGATCTTCTATGGTTTTCATATCTATCCGAACAGACATGGCCTG GTATAGGCTTGGAAAGCCTTCGAAGCAATATTCTTCATGGTATAAGCCTGTGCTGAAAACAGCAAAGCTTGCTCGAAGTATCATTACATTGTTAAAAGAGCAAAGTCGGGTATCAAAGCTTTCTTTTACTGATATAATTAGAAAATTGTCCGAGTTCAAGAAGGATGATCATGGTTATATATCTTCTGATCCGGAAGCTGTTAAGAGATACGTGGTTGTGCATGGCCAGATAATACTGCAGCTTTTTGCTGAATATCcagatgaaaatattaagaaaTGTGCATTTGTGGATGGTCTAACCAGTAAGATGGAGGAGAGACACCATACCAAATGGATAGTGCACAAAAAACAAATTTTGCAGGCGAATCAGCCCAATTTAAATCCACGAGCAGCAATGGCTCCTGTGATCTCCAAGAGGAAGGCTATGCAGGCAACAACAACAAAACTGGTTAACAGAATTTGGGGCGAATATTACTCCAATTATTCGCCAGAGGGTCTGAAAGAGGAAACTAACTGTGAGgcaaaagaagaagatgaggtTGAAGAGCAAGAGGAAAATGACGACGACGTTGAAGAGGAGAAGCCATTGGTTTTGAAGAAAACAAAAGTACCTTGCGCAATGCCATCACGAACTAAATCATACACAAAGGATGAAGTACAGTGGGATGAAAGTCCTGTCGGAAAAACAAGTTCCGGTGAAGCTATTTATAAACGAGCCATTGTTCGTGGAGAGGTTATCACAGTGGGGGCTACTATCCTTATTGACGCTCATGAATCAGATGAATTTCCTGCCATTTATTTTGTAGAGTACATGTTTGAGACATCAGAAGGAAGCAAAATGTTTCATGGGAGAATGATGTTGCGTGGATCAGATACAGTTCTGAATAATGCTGCCAATGAGAGAGAAGTTTTCTTGACAAACGAGTGCTTGGATTATGAATTGGCAAATGTCCAACAGGAAATTGTCATAGAAGTTCGGAAAATACCATGGGGACATCAGCACAGGAAAAATAATGCTAATGCAGAAAAAATTGATAGAGCTAGAGCGGAAGAGAGGAAAAAGAATGGACTACCAGTAGAGTACTACTGTAAAAGTTTGTATTGGCCAGAGAGAGGTGCATTTTTCAGTCTTCCATTTGATTCTCTGGGGCTTGGTTCTGGGGTCTGCCACTCTTGCAAAATTAAGGAGGCTGAAATGATAAAGAACGGTTTCAAAGTGAATTCATCTAGGACTGGATTTGTATACATGGGAACTGAGTATGGTCTTAATGATTTTTTCTATGTAAGTCCTTATCACTTTACCTCAGAAAGGGATGCTGAAACATACAAGGGTGGAAGAAATGTAGGCTTGAAAGCTTATGTTGTGTGCCAGTTGCTGGAGATTGTTGTCTCAAAGGAACCAAAACAGGCTAAAGCAACATCTACCCAGGTCAAGGTTCGCAGATTTTTTAGACCAGAGGACATCTCTTCGGAGAAGGCGTATTGTTCTGATATTCGGGAG GTATACTACAGTGAAGAAACACACCTTCTGTATGTTGAAACTATTGAAGGGAAATGTGAAGTCAGAAAGAGAACTGATATTTCAACACGTAATGCTGCTGCAATTTTTGATCATATTTTCTTTTGTGAGCATTTTTATGACCCTTCTAAAGGGTCTGTCAAGCAG CTGCCGGCTAATATCAAATTGAGATACTCAACCGGGACTCAGGCAAACGATGCTGCTTCTAAGAAGAGGAAGGGTAAGTGCAAAGAGGGGGAGGTTGAAGTGGAAATTGAGAGAGAAACAATTCAACGGGGACTCTTAGCCACATTGGATATTTTTTCTGGCTGTGGTGGCTTGTCAGAGGGATTGCGGCAGGCTG GTGTCTCATCAACCAAGTGGGCTATTGAGTATGAAGAGCCTGCTGGAGAAGCATTCAAGCTTAATCATCCGGAGTCATTAGTGTTTATTAATAATTGCAATGTAATTCTTAG GGCTGTAATGGAGAAATGTGGAGATGCAGATGACTGTATTGCAACATCTGAAGCTATAGAATTGGCAGCAAAACTAGATGAGAAGATAATCAATGATTTGCCATTGCCAGGACAAGTAGATTTCATCAATGGAGGTCCTCCATGTCAA GGTTTCTCGGGAATGAACAGATTCAATCAAAGTACTTGGAGTAAAGTTCAATGTGAGATGATCTTAGCATTCTTATCGTTTGCTGACTACTTCCGGCCGAAATTTTTCCTGTTAGAGAATGTGAGGAACTTTGTGTCTTTCAATAAAGGACAGACATTCCGTTTAGCTGTTGCTTCCCTCCTTGAGATGGGTTATCAG GTGAGGTTTGGTATACTGGAAGCTGGAGCATATGGAGTTTCTCAGTCACGAAAACGAGCATTCATATGGGCAGCCTCCCCTGAAGAGATACTTCCAGAGTGGCCTGAGCCAATGCATGTCTTTGCTGCTCCAGAGCTAAAAATCGCATTATCAGGAAATTCACATTACGCTGCTGTTCGAAGTACTGCTAGTGGAGCCCCTTTCCGTGCAATAACTGTCAGAGATACCATTGGTGATCTACCTGCTGTTGGAAATGGTGCCTCAACAACAACTTTGGAG AATAAAAATGATCCTGTTTCGTGGTTTCAAAAGAAAAGTCGGGGGGACACAGTTACCTTGACAGACCATATATCAAAAGAAATGAATGAGCTGAATCTGATTAGGTGTAAGAAGATACCTAAGCGACCAGGTGCTGATTGGCGTGACCTTCCTGATGAAAAG GTAAAATTATCTACTGGTCAATTGGTTGATTTGATTCCGTGGTGTCTGCCAAACACAGCAAAGAGGCATAATCAGTGGAAGGGACTATTTGGAAGGTTGGATTGGGAAGGGAACTTTCCGACTTCAATAACAGATCCTCAACCTATGGGTAAGGTGGGGATGTGCTTTCATCCTGACCAGGACAGGATTCTCACAGTTCGCGAATGTGCACGATCTCAA GGATTTCCGGATAGCTACAAGTTTTCAGGTAACATCCAACACAAGCACCGCCAAATTGGAAATGCTGTCCCTCCCCCGTTGGCACACGCCTTGGGAATTAAACTTAAGGAAGCATTGGAGCGAAAGCCTAAATAG